CCACCAACACCTACAAATCCTACTTTTACCTTACTCATGAAATTCATCTCCTTTAGTTTTTCACTTTAGAACGACTTGCTAAAATGACATCCATATGACGCGCTGTATCATTTGGCAGCTGTCTAGGATTGATTGCATAAGGACTGAGCTCGGCTGTGATGGTATCTTTATACCCAATTTCTTCTAATGCCGCTACAACAGCTGGCCAATTCACGTCACCAGCTAATAGCGGTACGAATCCAGTAATATTTCCTACCTTTGTACTGAAATCTTTTACATGAACTTTACTGATTCGTTTCCCTAGGATTCGAATCCATTGTTCTGGATATCCAAACTGAAGGACATTCCCTACATCAAAATAGGCTTTTGCATAATCGGAATCTAGTTCGTCTATATATCTCGCCATTTCAAGTGGTGACATTAAGAATTTATTCCATACATTCTCTATTCCAATTGCCACTTGGCGTTTTTCCGCTTCAACTAATACTTTTTTTAGTTCATCTTGGCTTCTGTTGTAACAATCATCATAAGAGACATCCGGGGTTACAGAGCCAGGAACAACCAATACCGTATCAATTCCCATCGCACTAGCCAATTCTATTTGCTTTAAGATGACTTTTCTGCCCTGTTCTCTAACCTCTGCATTAGGAGAAGATAACGGACTTTGCCATAATAACCCGGTAGATATGCTTCTTAGTTGTGATCCAAAGGACGTGGCTAGGTCAACAATTGCTTCTGCTTCACGTGGTGTTGTATCCATTGTTAAACCGATTCCGTCAGAGTTATATAAATTCAATTCCACGGCATCGAAGCCTGCTTCCTTACTGAATGTAAAAACATCCTCCAAAGATGTTCCTTCTGGATAGCACCATTGATTAATTCCTTTTAACATAGCAAACAACCCCTTCATTTTATTCGAGCCAATTCCTTTGATTCTAAGAAACATGCACATATATAGAATGGTAGACTGCTGCCTCACCCCCTATAAAAAAAGATTACTGTTTTACCCATTTTCTTTACGTCTAGTACTGCTAATTTATAATTTAATAGGCTGCCTTTTTTCAGAAGATTCATATGCGGCTAATGCTACTTCTAAAGCCTTCAGACCATCAAATCCGGAAATGGATGGTTCTTTACCATTTGAAACACTAGTCAAAAAGTCATTAACTAATTCAAAATCCATGTTATCGCCCCAATAATTCCAATTAACTCCATTCGGCGCATAAACATCTAATTTTTGGGCAAATGCGTCCACCTTCAGATTCCCTTCACTTCCAATAATTTCTAACGTTACATCCCCCCAAGTTGGGTACGTTTCATTCCGCGACCAGCTGCAATCCAAAGTTGAGAATACATCGTTTTCAAATTGAATGTTGAGGATACCGCAGTCATCAATTGAGCCAGAAGAGATTGTATTATCAATTTCAGCATATACTTCCTTGACTTCTGCACCCATGAACCATCTCATGAGATCGACCACATGCACGGTATGGTCGATAACAGCTCCTCCTCCTGATTTGGCCCGATCAACAAACCAGCCTCCAGGATTCGTCCCGCGATTCGTTCCTTTAATAGCAAATATTTGCCCAAGCTCTCCATTTTCAATGATTTTTTTTGCCCGAACAACAGCCGAATTAAATCGAACCGGAAAAGCAGTTTGAAGAATGACTTGATTTTGTTTACATACCTCAATCATTTCTTTTGCGTCTTCAACCTTTGTTGCTAATGGTTTTTCACATAAAATATGCTTTCCAGCCATTGCGGCCGCCACTACATGTTCACGGTGTTTACAATTCTCAGAAGTAATAATGACAGCATCCAGATCTTGTTGCAGCAACTCTTCATGCCCTTTGAAGAATTTAGTATTATATTTTGCAGCTGCATTTTCTCCACGTCTTTGGTCATCATCAGCAATTCCTACTATTTGAACTCCATCTATCTTTCTTAATGAATCGGCATATCCATAAGCATGTGGATGAGCAAAACTAATAATACCTACCTTCATCGAATTTGCGCCTCCTCTTTTTGATTTTCACCAGTTACAATTTCTCTGCCGGTTTCAATTGATTTAAGAGCATTTAACGCAATTTCCATTGCTTTATATGCATCCTCTGCCGATACAATCGGATCTTTTCCGGTTTCGATGCAGTTTATAAAATGCTGTATTTCAGTAAAATAAGGATTATGCTTTAATGGACTTTCAGGAACTGCAACACCACCGCCAGCAGTATTTTTGTTTAATACCACTGGGACAGACCTAGAACTATCATGATCAATGATTCCTTTTTCACCCGCAAATTCAAATTTGGTGGTGAATCCTTGATGCGCCCATGTTCCTTCAACATGAGCAATGACGCCGCTTTTAAAGCGCAGAGTAACCAAAGAATAATCGATTCGTTTTTTGTTTCCATCTTTTATGCTTTTCGCATAAACCCGATCTACTTCACCAAAACACCATCTCAAGAAGTCAAAATCATGGATAATCATGTCTAAAACCAGACCGCCGCTTTTTTCATAATCCGCATACCAGTCATCGGAAGCTTTTGGAAAGCCGCCTCCTCTTGATGTTCGTACCACCGCGACATTTCCGATTTTTCCTTCTTCCACAATATTTTTAGCCTGAACATACTCAGGAAAAAAGCGAACAACATGGCCAACGAAAAGTTTTACGTTTTTTTCCTGACAATAGTTAATCATTTCTCTTGCATCCTCGAGATTTCTGGCTAGGGGCTTTTCACAAATGACATGAATCCCGCGATCGGCGGCCATTTTTGTATAAGGTTTATGGAAAGGGGTTGGTACACAAATAGAGACTACATCGACTTTTTCTAATACTTCTATTGCCTCTTCATATGTTTGAAATGCTTTTGTTTTTAATTTTTTTGCGAGCGCTTTGGCCTTTTCCAGATTTTTATCCACAATTCCAGTAAGAACGGCATTTTCCATTTTGGTATAAGCTTCACCGTGAACACTTCCCATGGTGCCTGCTCCAATCAATAGAACGTTTAACAATGTCATCTCTCCCTACTATTGAATTCTATAATTTTGGAATACTATATTGGCAATGCTGCATTTTTGTTGCTATTTTTAAAAAATAAACCGGTTGCACCGACTACACATGCATATTTTTCTAACTGAGAAATCTCGATATTAACCTTATCTACGATACTAGCGATTCCATGTTTTTGAACGGTCCTTTTGATAGCCGGCAGCAAAAAATCTGCTCCGTTCATTACACCGCCACCAAGAATTACTGCTTCAGTGTTAAAAAGATGGATTAAATTGATAATTCCAATGCCAAGATATTCTCCTACTTCATCAAGTAATTCGATTGAAAAGGGATCACCCATTTTTGCTGCATTACAAATATCCACTGAGGTAATCTTACTTTCTGGAGGAAAAAACTCACTTACAGAGCCATTTTCTATTCTTTCATGGGCAATTTTCGATATGGCTGTCCCCGAAGCATAGTTCTCTAAACATCCTTTATTTCCGCATGAACAAAGTGGACCATCGATATTAATGGAAATGTGTCCAAATTCCCCGGCACTATCCGTAATACCAGTGATAAGTCTGTCGTTGCTGATGATACCTGCGCCGATTCCTGTACTGACTGTAATGTAGATGAGGTTCTTTTTTCCTTTACCTCTCCCCCACATCCATTCGCCTACAGCTGCGGCATTACCGTCGTTATATAACTCGACAGGAAGATCGAGCTCATTCTCGAGTATTGGTCCGATAGGAAAATTGGCTATATCCAGGTTACTCGCAAAGATGATCTCCTTCTTTTTTGAATCTATCACCCCTGCGGTTGCAATGCCTATGCCTTTTATCCGAGTGATCTCTACGTTTGCTTCATGAATGAGTGCTTTTATCGTGTTAATAATTAGTTCACCTAAGTTTTCCTTTCCCCCCTTGGAGTCACACTGCAATTTTGAAAGGATTTCTCCATTCTTTGACACCAGTGCTGTCAGTATTTTGGTCCCTCCTATATCCAGACCAATGGCTAAATCATCTGTTTGTTCCATTGAAGTTCCTCCCTGCTACTTATTCGAAACAATCCCCCAATTACTTTCTGACACCGCTTAGTGAAATACCTGCAATCAGGTGTTTCTGTAAAAAGATAAACAAAATGATCATCGGAATGGTAGATAACAATGCACCAGCCATCAGTAATGGGTAATTTGTAGAATACTGCCCTTGAAAAGAGGCAATCCCAATTGAAAGAACTCTCATATTTTCAGAGTTTGTCATAATTAACGGCCATAGGAAATCGTTCCATGATGCTAGTGCTGTAAAAATCCCCAGGGCAATTAAGGCTGGGGTAGCATTCGGGAGCAGTACTCTCCAATAGATCCCCCACCACGAACATCCATCGATTATCGCTGCTTCATCCAGTTCTTTTGGAATTCCCATAAAAAACTGTCTTAACAAGAACACTCCAAATGCACTGAAGATTCCTGGCACAATTAATGCATAAAAGGTATCAATCCATCCTAACTTAGCTAAAATGGCATAATTAGGAATTAAAATGACTTGAGGAGGAACCATCAATACTGACAAAATGGCAATAAAAATGACATTTTTAAACGGAAATTTCATCCTTGCAAAAGCAAATGCCGCTAACGAACAAAGTAATAACTGGGATAGAGTCCGTCCAACCGTAACGATAATGGTGTTTAAATAGTACTTAAAAAAATCAACACTTTCGAAAACCTTTGAATAATTTTCAGGATGCCATTCTTTTGGAATGATGTCCGGTGGTACTTGCATGGAATCACCGTAGGATTTAAACGATGTCGAAATCATCCATAAAAAAGGTATAATCATGATGATTGCCCCAATGATTAGTAGAGCATGAATGAAAATTTTGTTTTCTTTCAATTAAATCCCCCCTGTCTATGAGTCATAATGAACCCATTTCTTTTGAAAGATAAATTGGACAATGGTTATAGCTAAGATTGCGATAAATAACAGAAAGGCTTGAGCAGAGGCAATTCCCATTTGTGAATATTTAAATCCAGATTCGTATACTCCAAATACTATGGTTCTTAATGGATCCAATAGAGCATTGTTGTCACCAATCATGACGAATATTAAATCAAACATCTGAAGAGAACTGATCATAGAAGTGATAAAAACAAAAAATAATGTCGGAGTAATTAAAGGCAATGTTATGTTAAAAAATTGTTTTAGTTTCGATGCACCATCTATCTGCGCTGCTTCGTAATAGGATTGGGAAACCCCTTGGAGTCCTGCAAGTAACAGGATGACATTATTACCTACCGTCATCCATACATAAACAAGAATGACTGAAAACAGTGCGATATTGGGATTGAACAACCACGATGGCTGAGGAAGATGGAATACACTTAAAATATAGTTGATTAATCCGTACTCTGTGTTATAAAGCCATTTCCACACCATTCCTACGGCAACTGGCATCGTCACAACAGGGAGAAAGTATAATGTACGATAAAATACCATTCCCTTGATCTTTTGGTTAAGCAACAGAGAAACAAGGGTGGCTATCACCACTGATAAAGGCACCGACACAATCGTAAAGACAATGGTATTGATAATGGAACGCTGAAAGGTTGGGTCCTGTAATAAAGTATTGATATTTTCTAGTCCTACAAATACTGGAGTTGTAATCCCATCCCAGCTTGTAAAGGATAAACCAAAGGACGCAATGGCAGGCAGCATATAGAAAACAAGGAGTCCTAAAAAAGTTGGTGCAATAAATAATAAGGCTATAATTGCTTCTTTATCGAGCTTTTTCTTTTTCCGCTCTACAACTACGATATTTTGTTTGTTTTTTCCAATAGTCGTTGAAAAGCCGCCCAAAATCATCTCTCCTTTCATGGTCAAACAGACTGTGACACAGCCTGTTTGACTATTCATTTAGGCATTGTTTTATTTCGAATTTTCCTTAGCAAGAATTTCATTCATCTTTTTAGCAACTGTATCCAATGCTTTATCAATCGACTGCTGTCCCAAAAAGGCTCCTTGAATTTCTTTTGTTTCAACATCCTGCCACTCAGAGGTGTTTTTGGAAATCGGATATGGTACTCCATATTCCTGTGCATCAAGAAATACTTGTAAATCTAATGAAGGAATAGATTTAAGCCAAATGTCACTTATGTCTTTATCAGCAGGAATAGAAAATCCAGTTTCAGCAATGACTTTATTACCTTCTTTACCTGATAAAGCTTTGATTAAATCCCATGACAATTTATCATTCTGCGTTTTGTCGTTCATCGCCCAGCCGATACCGTGAACAATCGAAGCAGCTTGTTTACCCTTTGGAAGCGGAGCAACACCCAAATTATCACCGAGTACTTCTTTAAATTCTCCTGCGCTTACAGATATTGCAGGCAACATCGCAACTTTCTCGGATAGGAACAACTGCTTACCTTCTGTCTCCATAACGGTTTGAGCTGAAGGAGAGATCCCCTTGTCGATGATCTTCTCGATAAATTTAAATGCTTCTTTCGTTTCTGGTGTATCAAATCCAGATTTTGTTTTATCTTCGCTAATAATAAAACCGCCTGCTTGATGTATCAGGTTATAATAAACCTGTTGACTTGCTTTAATATCCATGGAATACCCATAAACACCGTTTTCTTTATCGGTAAGCTGCCCGCCGACCTTTTCAATATCCTCCCATGTCCATGTCTCATCTGGATAAGGAATTCCGGCTTCATCAAAAAACTTTTTATTATAATAAAGCCCAACAGAGTCAATAAAATAAGGAGCAGCATGCAATTTTCCTTCATAACTATATAAATCTACAACTGCAGGGAAATAGTCTTCCTTCTTATATTCACCGTCTTCCTGAATATAAGGTTCTAAATCCTTAATAAAACCAGAGGAAGCATATTGATAGAAATTCGGCCCGTTCATCCAGAAAACATCTGGACCTTTTCCACCGCCAATGCTGGTTTTCAGCTTGGTCCAATAATCCTCCCAAGGTGTATATGTTACATTGACTTTGACATCAGGGTGCTTCTTATTAAATTCTTCAATCGATTTATCTACTGCAGCGCTGGCATTTTTATCCCATAAAGCTACTTCAAGTGTCTTTTTATCTTTGCCGCCGCTTGCTTCGTTACTGCAAGCAGACATAGCTACTACTGTAAAAATTAGAAGCAGGTAAACCCAAAACCTCATTTTTTTCATGTTTATCCCCCTCGATCATTTTGTTCTCATAAACCAATAAAAGATTATAAAAGCAAGGAAGTATAGACTCTGTATGTAGCTTTTTTTAACTTGTATGTATAGAGTTATCATCACCTCCTAAAATGGGCTGTTTGCCCATCAAATAGTAAACTGATATTTTTCCTGTAAAATTACAGCTGCTGCTCCGAGCATTTCAAATTCTGCTTCCAAGGAAGTAGGCTGAATATTTACTTCATCTTTTAAAATCGGTATAACTCGCTTAGAAACGGATTTGTTTAATAAATCTATAAATATACTATTTTCTTGAACAATCTCTCCGCTAAGAATGATCACTTCAGGGTTAAGAAGGTGAATGATATTAGTAATGCTTGTAGAAAGATGTGATACAATCTCTTCCATAATCTCATAGCACAATCTATCTCCTTCATTTAATGCTTTAACAAACACAGCTGGTGTAACCCTATTAATATCACCATCTATTAAATTCCTAATGATTGTTTCCTTTCCTCGTGTCATTAAGGCTGTTACCACTTTCGAAAAAATGGCCGGCCAATTAATATAGTTTTCTAGACACCCTTCATTCCCACATTCACATTTAAGCCCTCCCCTAACGATCGTAGTATGACCAAGCTCCCCTGAACTGCCTTTATATCCTCGGATAATTTGCCCATTGTACATAATTCCTGATCCAACACCATCACCAATCGTGATATATACCAGGTCTTTATATTTCTTGAATGAACCAAAGTAATTCTCTGCAAGTACGTAGGCATTTGTATCATTGTCTAGAAAGGTCGGCAGACCAAATTCATCTTCGACCATTTGCTTTAAAGGGATATCATATAGTTTTAGTTTTGAATTGTAGGAGATGATACCTTTTTTAGCATCTACAATCCCGGGAGTAATAATAGAGATTCCTTCACACCATTGGAGATTTTCTTTAGACTCCAGAAACTGTTTTATGATTTTGATAATTAAGTTGATCATATCCTGACCTTGACAAAAATTAGTGGAATGGATTTCCTTTCTATTGATGCAGCCTTCCAAATTCATTTCAGAAATCTTTATCGATGAATTGGAAATTGAAACACCAATGATAAACCTCGTATTAGGATTGAACCTTAGTAAAACAGGCTTTCTCCCTCCACTGGAAAAACCAACACCATCTTCACGAACATACCCTTCATGAATCAGATCATTGACTGCTGAAGTAACGGTTGTTGGACTTATGTTGATCAATTTCGCTATGTCGCTTCTGGAAATAGGTCCTTCTTTCCGAATCGTGTCCAAAATGATGGACCTATTTAGTTCTTGCATAAGTTTTAAATCACCTGTCCTGCGCATATTCCCAAACACCTCATAATCTATTAGACTTACTTTTTTTAGTGACCTTATTAAGTTTGTAAATTTTTTTGTAATAACAACTCTTTATTTGATGAAAACACCGAGATTGACGAATTACTTTTTCCAGTGTCTTTATTAAGTATAATAAAATGAATTTTCAGAAATGTAAACACTTTCATAGAAAAATATAAAAAATTTAGAAAAATAGGAATATTTTCCCGGATACCTTTTACCAACTTTACATTATTTTTAACAGTCCTGAAGTCGGATCAAAAAAAATAAAAGAGGGAATAGAAGAAGTATCTTTAGAAATTGGGCTCAATGTAATTTTCCAGTCAAGCAAGGACAAACATTTGTCCTTGCTTTTTACTAACCTATCTAAATTAACCCAACAGGAATTTGTCGGGTTAATTTAAATATTCTTATTTTTTAAGCAACAGGTAAACTTAACTCAGGGATTTCTAAAAATTTCTTAATAGCTAGTGCACAGGCACCCATGACACATGCATTTGTTCCAAGTTCTGATAATAATATCTCTTTATAACTACTTATTGAGGAGCTTAATCTCAATTTAATTTTACTTTCTGCTTCAGGAAAAAGTTTCAATAATTCACTATTTAATACCAAAGTTTCAGGATTTAGTAAATTAATGATATTATTTAAACCGACTACGAAATACTTAATAAACTCATCGATTTCATTTATAACTACTGGGTCTCCAGCTTTAATAAAATTTTCGATATCCCTATAGTTCAATTTTGATTTATCAAGTTTTTCGGATAATTGTTTAAAGAAGCTGCCTTCAGAAGCATACAGCTCCCAACAACCAGAATTCCCGCAATTACAAGGTTTGCCATCAGGATTGATAATCATGTGACCAATTTCTCCAGTGTAACCAAGATACCCTTTTACCAATTCCCCATTCATCAAGACTCCTAGACCTATTCCAGAATACATATTAATACTGATTAAAATCTCACTAGTATGGCAACTGAATACTTTTTCTGCAAATGCACATAAATTTGCATTATTTTCAATAGAAACTGCCAAATCCAAATGTTGCTCAAGATCTCCCTTTAGGTTCATGTTATGCCATTTATGCTGTGGAACAAAACCTATGGTTTCATCATTCTTTACGGTTCCATGGATTCCAATTACCACACCGACAATTCCATAACGACTTTGAGAAAATGTTTCCTTATATTTATTAATTTGGCTTATTAAGATTTCAAGAACCTCATCATAGTACGAGTTTCCTAACTCTACTTTATCGGAACTTACTGGTTTTCCTATTAAATCAGATACAGTAAATGTAATATCCCGATAGTCCAAATCAATACCTATTGCATAGCCAGCATGGTAATTGAGAGAAAGCATGATTGGCTTTCTCCCAACAGTGTAATACTCCTGATGTGTCTCAATGAGTAAACCTTCCTCAATTAATTGAAGATAAGGAATTAACGTACGAACAAAAGTTAGAAAGAGAAAACGAACTTCTTCGTTTAGAGGTAGAATATTTAAAAAAGTTGCGAGCTTTTCAGATGGATCCGAAGGGCTATCTCGAAAAGCACAAGCAGCATTATCATTCGAACTTAAAGAAACCTTCAAACCAAAAGATGTTTTACAAATAGTCGGCATTCCTGAATCCACCTACCATTATCATATAAAAATGATGAATAAGGAGAATCCAGACCAGGAGTTGGAGGAACTTATTCAATCCATTTTCGAAGAACATAACGGAAATTATGGTTATCGTCGTATTCAATTAGAATTAGAAAACCGTGGGTATGAAGTGAATCATAAGAAGGTGCAACGCATCATGAACGAGCTTGGGCTCAAGGGAGATAAATTCAAATTAAAATCACGCAAGTACAGTTCATACAAGGGTACAACTGGAACTGTTGCCAAGAACCTTATCAATCGCCGCTTTAAAACGAATGTGTGTCATCAAAAACTAACAACAGATATTACAGAATTTAAGTGTTCAGACGGTATTAAGCTATATTTAAATCCAATTATGGATATGTTCAATAGTGAAATTCTTTCTTTTGGTATAGGTATGCGTCCAACCTTAGATTTAGCTCTCACCCCCCTCGAGGAAGCACTAGAAATAGTAAAAGATTCAAAGTTTAGAACTACTGTACATTCTGATCAAGGATGGCATTATCAACATAATAAATGGGTGAAAACCCTTAAGAAAAACAAGGTGTTCCAGAGTATGTCTCGTAAAGGAAACTGTTTAGATAATTCGCCAATGGAGAACTTTTTCGGATTACTAAAACAAGAAATGTATTACGGGGAAGCACTATGCTCATATGAGGAATTAAAAAAGAGAATTGAAGAATAATCAGTTATTATAATAACAAGCGTATAAAGCAAAAATTGGCAGGTATGAGCCCGGTTCAATACCGGGTCCATACTAGCCAATTAGCTGCTTAATATAAAACTCTAACTTTTGGGGGTCACATCATTTTTTCCAGACTTTTTATTTTTATTAAAAATATTCAAATTGCAATTGCCGAAAGGGAAGTAAGACACTCATGGTTATTCTCCTGTTCATGTGCCATTATGACTCTTTTTTCTACCAATCTATTTAAATTTCTACAAGCTTAATCAATGATCAAATGATCAATTCCAACTACGTCCTTACTATTACGAAACGTCCCGGCGGATACACCAACCGTTTTGCGGAATACTTTGTTGAAATAGTTGGCATTTGCATACCCTACCTGGGCAGCAATGTCTGTAACAGAGGAGGTTGATGAACGAAGAAGCTCCGCCGCTTTTTGAATCCTGATTTTGGTCAGGTATTGCACAGGTGTCATATTTAGTTGGTGATGAAACTGCTTAATAAAATAATATCTCGAGAAACCGGATACGGCCGCTATTTCGTCGAGTGTAATCGGTTCATGATAATGTGTTTGGATAAAGGATAAAGCTTTTGTAATCTGAAGAGAGAAACCGTTCGTTGCTTTATCAATATTTCTGATGAAACGGTAACACTCCATAATGAACTCATAAGCTTTTGCAGAAGCGTAATAGGTATCGGTAATCTTTTGATCATATGTGTCTTGATAGATTTTCAGCAAAAGCTGGATCAGCTTTGAATCCGGAGGCACTTTCAAGACAGGACCGTTTTGTTCTTTCATTAACCTCCAGCAATCGGCAGCTTCTCTTCCCACTAATGTAATAAACATAAACTCCCATCCATCGCTATCCTTTGGAAAGTAATAACGATGATCGCTAGGAATCTCAACAATGAAGGCTTCTCCTGCCTTCACGGTATAACTT
This genomic stretch from Neobacillus niacini harbors:
- a CDS encoding AraC family transcriptional regulator codes for the protein MPLAYRGKQVKEYGTYGFRFQDVVPNDVANIFSLGREEKIPGTDYDWDGLKRKDVGTFVFQYTLSGSGMLEIPDKSYTVKAGEAFIVEIPSDHRYYFPKDSDGWEFMFITLVGREAADCWRLMKEQNGPVLKVPPDSKLIQLLLKIYQDTYDQKITDTYYASAKAYEFIMECYRFIRNIDKATNGFSLQITKALSFIQTHYHEPITLDEIAAVSGFSRYYFIKQFHHQLNMTPVQYLTKIRIQKAAELLRSSTSSVTDIAAQVGYANANYFNKVFRKTVGVSAGTFRNSKDVVGIDHLIID